The Metabacillus schmidteae genome has a segment encoding these proteins:
- the leuD gene encoding 3-isopropylmalate dehydratase small subunit: MQPFTTHTGKVAVLNRANVDTDQIIPKQFLKRIEKTGYGRFAFFDWRYLADGTENPNFELNQEKSKGATILLAGENFGCGSSREHAPWALSDYGFQAILAPSYADIFHQNCLKNGLLPISLEQTVLDAIREKTNDEDYVLTINLGEQLISDNQGLSKSFEVDPYWKDMLLHGKDEIDLTLNFDEEINQFEAKRASFL; this comes from the coding sequence ATGCAACCTTTTACTACACATACAGGTAAAGTAGCTGTATTAAATAGAGCAAATGTAGACACAGATCAAATTATCCCAAAACAATTTTTAAAAAGAATAGAAAAAACAGGTTATGGCCGTTTTGCATTTTTTGATTGGAGATATTTAGCAGATGGCACTGAAAATCCAAATTTTGAACTAAACCAAGAGAAAAGCAAGGGAGCTACAATCTTGCTTGCAGGAGAAAATTTTGGTTGCGGATCATCACGTGAGCATGCTCCATGGGCTCTTTCAGATTATGGATTTCAGGCCATACTCGCACCATCTTATGCAGATATCTTTCACCAAAACTGTCTTAAAAACGGTTTATTACCGATATCATTAGAGCAAACAGTTTTGGATGCAATTCGTGAGAAAACAAATGATGAAGATTACGTCCTAACAATTAACCTTGGAGAACAATTAATTTCTGATAACCAAGGTTTATCAAAATCATTTGAAGTAGACCCTTACTGGAAAGATATGCTTTTACATGGAAAAGATGAAATTGACTTAACATTAAATTTCGATGAAGAAATAAATCAGTTTGAAGCGAAAAGAGCGTCATTTTTATAA
- the leuB gene encoding 3-isopropylmalate dehydrogenase codes for MKKTIALLPGDGIGKEVVDVTVEILKAVAEHFNHQFQFNYGLIGGTAIDQKGKPLPEETIEICKKSDAIILGAVGGPKWDQNPVELRPERGLLALRKELDLFANLRPITTFESLLDSSPLKKEYVNGVDFVIVRELTGGLYFGKPSERVVKDGEDAVVDTLFYKRAEIERILVSAFEIASKRRKHVTSVDKANVLESSRVWREVAEEVAARYPDVTLEHMLVDNAAMQLIRSPRQFDVIVTENMFGDILSDEASMITGSLGMLSSASLSSTGLHLYEPIHGSAPDIAGKDQANPIATILSAAMMLRQSFGMEEEAKAIEKAVDNVLNSGARTADLANGEKAISTTQMAEEIKNALSDDHAIINIIEAYS; via the coding sequence ATGAAAAAAACAATCGCATTATTACCGGGTGACGGAATTGGGAAAGAAGTAGTTGATGTGACAGTTGAGATTTTAAAAGCTGTCGCTGAACATTTTAATCATCAATTCCAATTTAACTATGGTTTGATTGGTGGTACTGCCATTGATCAAAAAGGCAAGCCACTGCCAGAAGAAACAATTGAAATTTGTAAAAAATCTGATGCCATCATTTTAGGGGCTGTTGGAGGTCCGAAATGGGATCAAAATCCTGTTGAACTTCGACCTGAACGTGGTTTACTTGCTCTGCGTAAAGAATTAGATTTATTTGCTAACTTACGCCCGATTACAACATTTGAGAGTTTGTTAGATTCTTCCCCTTTAAAGAAGGAATATGTAAATGGAGTCGATTTTGTTATCGTCCGTGAGCTAACAGGGGGATTGTATTTCGGTAAACCGAGTGAGCGAGTAGTAAAAGATGGTGAAGATGCAGTTGTCGATACGTTGTTCTATAAGAGAGCTGAAATCGAAAGGATTCTTGTTTCTGCTTTTGAGATTGCGAGTAAGCGTCGTAAACATGTGACATCTGTTGATAAAGCAAATGTTCTGGAGTCAAGTAGAGTGTGGCGTGAAGTAGCAGAAGAAGTGGCAGCTAGATACCCTGATGTTACATTAGAGCATATGTTAGTTGACAATGCAGCGATGCAGCTTATCCGCTCACCACGTCAATTCGATGTTATTGTGACTGAAAACATGTTTGGGGATATTTTAAGTGACGAAGCATCGATGATTACAGGCTCTTTAGGAATGCTATCATCTGCTAGTCTATCATCAACTGGTTTGCATTTATATGAACCTATTCATGGCTCTGCACCAGATATTGCTGGTAAGGATCAAGCGAATCCAATTGCTACAATTCTTTCAGCAGCCATGATGCTTCGCCAATCTTTTGGAATGGAAGAAGAAGCTAAGGCAATTGAAAAAGCTGTTGATAATGTCTTGAATTCAGGGGCTCGTACAGCAGATCTTGCAAATGGTGAAAAGGCTATTTCAACAACGCAAATGGCTGAAGAAATCAAAAATGCATTATCCGATGACCATGCAATTATAAATATTATAGAAGCTTACTCTTAA
- the ilvC gene encoding ketol-acid reductoisomerase → MTKVYYNGDVNEAALQGKKVAIIGYGSQGHAHALNLKESGVDVVVGVRQGGSFNKAVEDGHHVVSVAEAAELGDLVMVLLPDEQQAKVYQEEIKPGLEAGNSLVFAHGFNVHFSQIVPPADVDVFLVAPKGPGHLVRRTYEEGAGVPALFAIYQDVTGQAKDKALAYAKGVGSARAGVLETTFKEETETDLFGEQAVLCGGLTSLVKAGFETLVEAGYQPEVAYFECLHELKLIVDLMYEDGMAGMRYSISDTAQWGDFVSGPRVVDSSSKEAMKEVLKDIQTGKFAKEWILENQANRPQFNAINNNENEHQIEVVGKKLRAMMPFVKSKQKQKETVSAKN, encoded by the coding sequence ATGACAAAAGTATATTATAACGGTGACGTAAACGAAGCAGCATTACAAGGGAAAAAGGTAGCAATCATTGGATATGGATCACAAGGTCATGCACATGCACTTAATTTAAAGGAAAGCGGAGTTGACGTAGTAGTTGGTGTACGTCAAGGTGGATCTTTCAATAAAGCAGTTGAAGACGGACATCATGTAGTTTCTGTTGCAGAAGCTGCAGAGCTTGGCGATTTAGTAATGGTATTACTTCCAGATGAGCAACAAGCAAAAGTATATCAAGAAGAAATCAAACCAGGTTTAGAAGCAGGAAACTCATTAGTATTTGCACACGGATTTAACGTACATTTCAGCCAAATCGTACCACCAGCTGATGTTGATGTATTCCTAGTAGCTCCTAAAGGACCAGGTCACTTAGTAAGAAGAACATATGAAGAAGGTGCCGGAGTACCTGCATTATTTGCAATCTACCAAGATGTAACTGGTCAAGCGAAAGATAAAGCATTAGCTTATGCTAAAGGTGTTGGATCAGCACGTGCTGGTGTATTAGAAACAACATTTAAAGAAGAAACAGAAACAGATCTATTCGGTGAGCAAGCAGTACTTTGTGGTGGATTAACTTCACTTGTAAAAGCTGGATTTGAAACACTAGTTGAAGCAGGTTACCAACCGGAAGTAGCATACTTTGAGTGTCTACATGAATTAAAATTAATCGTAGACTTAATGTATGAAGATGGTATGGCTGGAATGAGATATTCAATTTCTGATACAGCACAATGGGGTGACTTCGTTTCAGGACCACGCGTTGTAGATAGCAGCTCAAAAGAAGCGATGAAAGAAGTTCTTAAAGACATCCAAACTGGTAAATTTGCAAAAGAATGGATCCTTGAAAACCAAGCAAACCGTCCACAATTTAATGCAATTAATAACAATGAAAATGAGCACCAAATCGAAGTTGTAGGTAAAAAATTACGTGCTATGATGCCGTTTGTAAAGTCTAAACAAAAACAAAAAGAAACAGTGAGTGCAAAAAATTAA
- the leuC gene encoding 3-isopropylmalate dehydratase large subunit, translated as MKPRTIIEKIYDEHIVQQEQGKPDLLYIDLHLIHEVTSPQAFEGLREKNRKVRRPDRTFATMDHNVPTVNRFVINDEVAKNQISALERNCQEFGIRLADLQSEDQGIVHVIGPELGLTLPGKTIVCGDSHTSTHGAFGAIAFGIGTSEVEHVLATQTLWRQRPKTLNIHIPGKLQKGVTAKDVILAVIGKYGVRFGTGFIIEYTGEVIESLSMDERMTICNMSIEAGARAGLIAPDETTFSYIKGRKYAPKGEEFDRAVEYWKTLKTDEGAEYDQVITLKGDEIAPMVTWGTNPGMSVGVDEKTPDLNDFQNAEELDEANRAFSYMGLQPNTKIEDITVEHVFIGSCTNSRLTDLRQAAEIIQSLKGHKVPQNVRAIVVPGSQKVKKVAEEEGLDVIFKEAGFEWRESGCSMCLSMNNDVVPEGERCASTSNRNFEGRQGKGARTHLVSPAMAAAAALYGRFVDVRHIQENAVSI; from the coding sequence ATGAAGCCAAGAACGATCATAGAAAAGATCTATGACGAACATATCGTCCAACAAGAACAAGGGAAACCGGATCTTTTATATATCGACCTACACTTAATTCATGAAGTAACATCACCACAGGCTTTTGAAGGCTTACGAGAGAAAAATCGTAAAGTTAGAAGACCAGACCGGACGTTTGCAACAATGGATCACAATGTCCCGACTGTTAATCGTTTTGTGATCAATGACGAAGTAGCAAAAAATCAAATAAGTGCTTTGGAAAGAAATTGCCAGGAGTTTGGCATTCGATTAGCTGACCTTCAAAGTGAAGATCAAGGAATCGTACACGTTATTGGACCGGAACTTGGGTTAACTCTTCCTGGAAAAACAATTGTTTGTGGAGACAGTCATACTTCAACACATGGTGCATTTGGTGCTATTGCTTTTGGAATTGGGACTAGTGAGGTTGAACACGTACTAGCAACTCAAACATTATGGAGACAGCGTCCAAAAACGTTAAATATTCATATTCCTGGTAAACTTCAAAAGGGAGTAACAGCAAAAGACGTTATTCTTGCGGTCATAGGCAAATATGGTGTTCGTTTTGGCACTGGCTTTATTATCGAATACACAGGTGAAGTAATTGAAAGTTTATCTATGGATGAGAGAATGACTATCTGTAATATGTCAATTGAGGCAGGAGCTAGAGCTGGTCTTATTGCACCAGATGAAACAACATTCTCTTATATTAAAGGTAGAAAGTATGCGCCTAAAGGTGAAGAGTTTGATCGTGCAGTTGAATATTGGAAAACGTTAAAAACAGATGAAGGTGCCGAGTATGATCAAGTCATTACATTAAAAGGCGATGAAATTGCACCAATGGTTACGTGGGGAACAAATCCGGGAATGTCAGTCGGTGTTGATGAAAAAACTCCTGATTTAAATGATTTCCAAAATGCAGAAGAACTTGATGAAGCTAATCGTGCGTTTAGCTATATGGGATTACAACCAAATACGAAAATAGAAGATATTACAGTAGAGCATGTCTTTATCGGCTCATGTACAAACTCCCGCTTAACAGACTTAAGACAGGCTGCAGAAATTATTCAAAGCCTAAAAGGACATAAGGTTCCGCAAAATGTACGTGCCATTGTTGTACCGGGTTCTCAAAAAGTTAAGAAAGTAGCAGAAGAAGAAGGTCTGGATGTGATCTTTAAAGAAGCAGGCTTTGAATGGAGAGAATCAGGATGCAGTATGTGTCTAAGTATGAATAATGATGTTGTACCAGAAGGAGAGCGTTGTGCTTCAACTTCAAATCGTAACTTTGAAGGAAGACAAGGTAAAGGAGCTAGGACACATCTTGTAAGCCCTGCGATGGCTGCAGCAGCTGCATTATATGGACGATTTGTAGATGTACGTCATATTCAAGAAAATGCAGTGAGCATTTAA
- a CDS encoding tetratricopeptide repeat protein, whose translation MKQKKNNIVLFPNLKERYLDKGMALLKEKKYHAALDMFAEAKKLKEDEAEIHLGMAICLMELGELNEAKDICKKMLLEDIGHYFTVLQIYLTILIQLREYQEVQSTIEAVLEENQLPAESAEHFYKLLEFSRKMNQNSEEIMEEEEEEESHDTVYVEDLLQDPQKQMGYVHSLRDRNINKHINTLRLLLEGEEVHPTIKSMVLHVMIEHGFEKEVTVNKFGETMTVNPAELKDPADVPFAKKVLNYLDDTLGSENPTLFEAVKELWIRHLYVMYPFLPQPEDVNLWAAALHVVGYSLHGISIEDEELEQIYDKPATSLQEACEKIYKIEEISYFQM comes from the coding sequence ATGAAACAGAAAAAAAACAACATCGTATTGTTTCCAAATTTAAAAGAACGTTATCTTGATAAAGGAATGGCTCTTTTAAAAGAAAAGAAATATCATGCAGCACTTGATATGTTCGCTGAAGCAAAAAAATTAAAAGAAGACGAGGCAGAAATTCACTTAGGGATGGCTATTTGTTTAATGGAACTTGGAGAATTAAACGAGGCAAAAGACATCTGTAAAAAAATGCTCTTGGAGGATATTGGGCATTATTTTACTGTACTACAAATCTATTTAACCATCTTAATTCAACTTCGGGAATACCAGGAAGTCCAGTCCACAATTGAAGCAGTTCTTGAAGAAAATCAGCTTCCTGCTGAAAGTGCTGAACATTTTTATAAGCTATTAGAATTTAGTCGAAAAATGAATCAAAATAGCGAAGAGATCATGGAAGAGGAAGAAGAAGAAGAAAGTCATGACACGGTGTACGTAGAAGATTTATTACAAGACCCTCAAAAACAAATGGGATATGTTCATAGTTTGAGGGACCGCAATATAAATAAGCATATAAATACCCTGAGACTTCTATTAGAAGGGGAGGAAGTACATCCAACGATTAAATCGATGGTTTTGCATGTAATGATTGAGCACGGATTTGAGAAGGAAGTAACGGTCAATAAATTCGGGGAAACAATGACCGTCAATCCAGCAGAACTAAAAGATCCAGCTGATGTACCTTTTGCAAAAAAAGTATTAAATTATTTGGATGATACATTAGGTAGTGAAAATCCTACATTATTTGAAGCAGTAAAAGAATTATGGATCAGACATTTATATGTGATGTATCCTTTTTTACCACAGCCCGAAGATGTGAACTTATGGGCTGCAGCGCTACATGTAGTCGGTTATTCTCTGCATGGTATTTCAATAGAGGATGAAGAATTAGAACAGATTTATGATAAGCCTGCAACTTCCTTACAAGAAGCCTGTGAAAAAATATATAAAATAGAAGAAATTTCTTATTTTCAAATGTGA
- the ilvN gene encoding acetolactate synthase small subunit gives MKRILSLTVLNQTGVLNRITGLFTKRHYNIESITVGHAETEGVSRMTVVVNVQEEKEVEQITKQLNKQIDVLKVTDITSHSLVSRELALIKVMSTPATRMEVQGLIQPFRATVIDVSRESVVVQVTGEPEKIEVLIDLLRPYGIKEIARTGTTAFTRGTQRATKEVPISIV, from the coding sequence ATGAAAAGAATCCTCTCATTAACGGTTTTAAACCAAACTGGGGTATTAAATAGAATTACAGGATTGTTCACGAAAAGGCATTACAATATTGAAAGTATAACAGTAGGTCATGCTGAAACAGAAGGAGTTTCAAGGATGACAGTTGTTGTAAATGTTCAAGAGGAAAAAGAAGTAGAGCAAATCACAAAGCAATTAAATAAGCAAATAGATGTACTAAAGGTAACAGATATTACTTCACATTCCCTTGTTTCACGGGAATTGGCATTAATAAAAGTGATGTCAACACCTGCTACAAGAATGGAAGTTCAAGGACTTATTCAGCCATTTAGAGCAACGGTTATTGATGTAAGTCGAGAAAGTGTTGTTGTGCAAGTAACTGGTGAGCCTGAGAAAATTGAAGTCCTTATCGATTTATTAAGACCTTATGGCATTAAAGAAATTGCGCGTACCGGTACTACTGCATTTACTCGCGGTACGCAAAGAGCAACAAAAGAAGTTCCTATCTCAATTGTTTAA
- the tig gene encoding trigger factor — protein MSVKFEKLEGNEGVLTVEVSAEEFSTALDEAFKKVVKQVSIPGFRKGKIPRGMFEQRFGVESLYQDALDIILPTAYPNAVDEAGIEPVDRPEIDVEQIEKGKNLIFTAKVTVKPEVKLGEYKGLEVEKLDDTVTDEDVDNELKQLQERQAELVVKEEGAIENGDTAVIDFDGYVDGEAFEGGAAENYSLEIGSGSFIPGFEEQLVGLEAGAEKDVEVTFPEEYHAENLAGKPAVFKVKVHEIKTKELPALDDEFAKDVNEEVETLDELKAQTRTRLEEAKKSEAENNLRDTLVEKAAEGVEVDIPNALIENEISRMMQEFEQRLQMQGMNLELYFQFSGQDEEALKAQMKVDAEKRVKYNLTLEAIAKAENIEVSDEDVEAELAKMAEMYNMPIENIKQALGGNAEGLKEDLKVRKAIDFLVENSKVVA, from the coding sequence ATGTCAGTTAAATTCGAAAAATTAGAGGGGAACGAAGGCGTTCTTACGGTTGAAGTTTCTGCAGAGGAATTCTCAACAGCACTAGATGAAGCATTTAAAAAGGTAGTTAAACAAGTTTCCATTCCTGGATTCCGTAAAGGTAAAATTCCACGTGGAATGTTCGAACAACGTTTTGGTGTAGAGTCTTTATACCAAGATGCGTTAGACATCATCTTACCAACAGCATATCCAAATGCAGTTGATGAAGCTGGTATTGAGCCGGTTGATCGTCCTGAGATCGATGTAGAACAAATTGAAAAAGGTAAAAACTTAATCTTCACTGCAAAAGTAACTGTAAAGCCTGAAGTAAAATTAGGTGAATACAAAGGTCTAGAAGTTGAAAAATTAGACGATACTGTAACTGATGAAGATGTAGACAACGAATTAAAACAATTACAAGAGCGTCAAGCTGAACTGGTTGTTAAAGAAGAAGGCGCAATTGAAAATGGTGATACTGCAGTAATCGACTTTGATGGCTATGTTGACGGTGAAGCATTTGAAGGTGGAGCAGCAGAAAACTACTCATTAGAAATTGGTTCAGGTTCTTTCATTCCAGGATTCGAAGAGCAATTAGTTGGCTTAGAAGCGGGTGCAGAGAAAGATGTAGAAGTTACATTCCCTGAAGAATACCATGCTGAAAATCTTGCAGGTAAACCAGCAGTATTCAAAGTGAAAGTTCATGAAATTAAGACTAAAGAACTTCCTGCATTAGATGATGAATTTGCTAAGGATGTTAATGAAGAGGTTGAAACTCTTGATGAATTAAAAGCTCAAACAAGAACTCGTCTTGAAGAAGCGAAAAAGTCTGAAGCTGAAAACAATCTGCGTGATACACTAGTAGAAAAAGCTGCTGAAGGTGTAGAAGTTGATATTCCTAATGCATTAATTGAGAACGAAATTTCTCGCATGATGCAGGAATTTGAACAACGCCTACAAATGCAAGGGATGAATCTTGAGTTATACTTCCAGTTCTCTGGTCAAGATGAAGAAGCTCTAAAAGCTCAAATGAAAGTTGACGCTGAGAAACGTGTGAAATATAACCTAACTCTTGAAGCTATTGCTAAAGCAGAAAACATTGAAGTATCTGATGAAGATGTTGAAGCAGAACTTGCAAAAATGGCTGAAATGTACAACATGCCAATTGAAAATATTAAACAAGCTCTAGGTGGTAACGCTGAGGGACTTAAAGAAGATCTGAAAGTTCGTAAAGCAATCGATTTTCTTGTGGAAAACAGCAAAGTTGTTGCATAA